A section of the Papio anubis isolate 15944 chromosome 2, Panubis1.0, whole genome shotgun sequence genome encodes:
- the USP19 gene encoding ubiquitin carboxyl-terminal hydrolase 19 isoform X22 has product MSGGASATGPRRGPPGLEDATSKKQQKDRANQESKDGDPRKGACEDPHDLLATPPPELLLDWRQSAEEVIVKLHVGVGPLQLEDVDAAFTDTDCVVRFAGGQQWGGVFYAEIKSSCAKVQTRKGSLLHLTLPKKVPMLTWPSLLKKPLGTQELVPGLQCQENGQELSPTALEPGPEPHRAKQEARNQKRAQGRGEVGSGAGPGAQAGPSAKRAVHLCRGPEGEGSRDDPGPRGDAPPFVADPATQVEADEQLCIPPVNPQTCLLGSEENLALLAGEKAVSPGNDPVSPAMVRSRNSGKDDRAKEEMAVAADAATLVDGKEPESMVNLAFVKNDSYEKGPDSVVVHVYVKEICRDTSRVLFREQDFTLIFQTRDGNFLRLHPGCGPHTIFRWQVKLRNLIEPEQCTFCFTASRIDICLRKRQSQRWGGLEAPATRGAVGGAKVAVPTGPTPLDSTPPGGAPHPLTGQEEARAMEKDKSKARSEDTGLESVATRTPMEHVTPKPETHLASPKPTCMVPPMPHSPVSGDSVEEEEEEEKKVCLPGFTGLVNLGNTCFMNSVIQSLSNTRELRDFFHDRSFEAEINYNNPLGTGGRLAIGFAVLLRALWKGTHHAFQPSKLKAIVASKASQFTGYAQHDAQEFMAFLLDGLHEDLNRIQNKPYTETVDSDGRPDEVVAEEAWQRHKMRNDSFIVDLFQGQYKSKLVCPVCAKVSITFDPFLYLPVPLPQKQKVLPVFYFAREPHSKPIKFLVSVSKENSTASEVLDSLSQSVRVKPENLRLAEVIKNRFHRVFLPSHSLDTVSPSDMLLCFELLSPELAKERVVVLEVQQRPQVPSVPISKCAACQRKQQSEDEKLKRCTRCYRVGYCNQLCQKTHWPDHKGLCRPENIGYPFLVSVPASRLTYARLAQLLEGYARYSVSVFQPPFQPGRMALESQSPGCTTLLSTGSLEAGDSERDPIQPPELQLVTPMAEGDTGLPRVWAAPDRGPVPSTSGISSEILASGPTEVGSLPAGERVSRPEAAVPGYQHPSEAMNAHTPQFFIYKIDSSNREQRLEDKGDTPLELGDDCSLALVWRNNERLQEFVLVASKELECAEDPGSAGEAARAGHFTLDQCLNLFTRPEVLAPEEAWYCPQCKQHREASKQLLLWRLPNVLIVQLKRFSFRSFIWRDKINDLVEFPVRNLDLSKFCIGQKEEQLPSYDLYAVINHYGGMIGGHYTACARLPNDRSSQRSDVGWRLFDDSTVTTVDESQVVTRYAYVLFYRRRNSPVERPPRAGHSEHHPDLGPAAEAAASQASRIWQELEAEEEPVPEGPGPLGPWGPQDWVGPPPRGPTTPDEGCLRYFVLGTVAALVALVLNVFYPLVSQSRWR; this is encoded by the exons ATGTCTGGCGGGGCCAGTGCCACAGGCCCAAGGAGAGGGCCCCCAGGACTGGAGGACGCAACTAGTAAGAAGCAGCAGAAGGATCGAGCAAACCAGGAGAGCAAGGATGGAGATCCTAGGAAAG GAGCTTGTGAAGACCCTCATGATCTCTTGGCTACTCCCCCTCCAGAGTTGTTGCTCGATTGGAGGCAGAGTGCAGAAGAGGTGATTGTCAAGCTTCATGTGGGAGTAGGTCCCCTGCAGCTGGAGGATGTAGATGCTGCTTTCACAGATACGGACTGTGTGGTGCGGTTTGCAG GTGGTCAGCAGTGGGGTGGTGTCTTCTATGCTGAGATAAAAAGCTCTTGTGCTAAAGTGCAAACCCGCAAGGGCAGTCTCCTGCACCTGACACTGCCCAAAAAGGTGCCTATGCTCACGTGGCCCTCCCTCCTG AAGAAACCTCTAGGGACCCAGGAGCTGGTGCCGGGGCTGCAGTGCCAGGAGAATGGGCAAGAACTGTCTCCCACTGCCCTGGAGCCAGGCCCTGAGCCCCACCGGGCTAAGCAGGAGGCCCGGAACCAGAAGCGGGCCCAGGGCCGTGGTGAGGTAGGCTCAGGGGCTGGCCCCGGGGCCCAGGCAGGGCCCAGCGCCAAGAGGGCTGTGCATCTCTGCAGAGGGCCAGAGGGGGAGGGGTCCAGGGATGACCCTGGACCCCGGGGTGATGCCCCACCCTTCGTGGCTGACCCGGCCACCCAG GTTGAGGCTGATGAACAGCTTTGCATACCACCGGTGAACCCCCAaacctgcctcctgggctcagaggaGAATTTAGCCCTTTTGGCAGGAGAGAAAGCAGTGTCTCCTGGGAATGACCCAGTCTCTCCAGCCATGGTCCGGAGCAGAAACTCTGGGAAAGATGACCGTGCCAAGGAGGAGATGGCAGTGGCAGCAGATGCTGCAACCTTGGTGGATGGTaaag AGCCCGAGTCGATGGTGAACCTGGCATTTGTCAAGAATGACTCGTATGAGAAGGGCCCGGATTCAGTGGTGGTGCACGTGTACGTGAAGGAGATCTGCAGGGACACCTCGAGAGTACTTTTTCGTGAGCAGGACTTCACACTCATCTTCCAGACCAG GGATGGAAACTTCCTGAGGCTGCACCCAGGCTGTGGGCCCCACACCATCTTCCGTTGGCAGGTGAAGCTCAG GAATCTGATTGAGCCAGAGCAGTGCACCTTCTGTTTCACGGCTTCTCGCATCGACATCTGCCTTCGTAAGAGGCAGAGTCAGCGCTGGGGGGGCCTGGAGGCCCCGGCTACACGAG GTGCAGTGGGTGGTGCAAAGGTTGCCGTGCCGACAGGTCCAACCCCTCTGGATTCAACCCCACCAGGAGgtgctccccaccccctgacaggccagGAGGAGGCCCGGGCTATGGAGAAGGATAAATCCAAGGCACGATCTGAGGACACAGGGCTAGAGAGTGTGGCAACCCGCACACCTATGGAGCATGTAACCCCAAAGCCAGAGACACACCTGGCGTCG CCCAAGCCTACATGTATGGTGCCTCCCATGCCCCACAGCCCGGTTAGTGGAGATagtgtggaggaggaggaagaggaagagaagaaagtgtGTCTGCCAGGCTTCACTGGCCTTGTCAATTTAGGCAACACCTGCTTCATGAACAGCGTCATTCAGTCTCTGTCCAACACTCGGGAACTCCGGGACTTCTTCCATG ACCGCTCCTTTGAGGCTGAGATAAACTACAACAACCCACTAGGGACTGGTGGGCGTCTGGCCATTGGCTTTGCTGTGCTGCTTCGGGCGCTGTGGAAGGGCACCCACCATGCCTTCCAGCCTTCCAAGTTGAAG GCCATTGTGGCGAGTAAGGCCAGCCAGTTCACAGGCTATGCGCAGCATGATGCCCAGGAGTTCATGGCTTTCCTGCTGGATGGGCTGCACGAGGACCTGAATCGCATTCAGAACAAGCCCTACACAGAGACCGTGGACTCAGATGGGCGGCCCGATGAG GTGGTAGCTGAGGAAGCATGGCAGCGGCACAAGATGAGGAATGACTCTTTCATCGTGGACCTATTTCAGGGGCAGTACAAGTCGAAGCTGGTGTGCCCTGTGTGTGCCAAG GTCTCCATCACTTTCGACCCGTTTCTTTATCTGCCGGTGCCCTTGCCACAAAAGCAAAAGGTTCTCCCTGTCTTTTATTTCGCCCGAGAGCCCCACAGCAAGCCCATTAAG TTCCTGGTGAGCGTCAGCAAGGAGAACTCCACTGCCAGTGAAGTATTGGACTCCCTCTCTCAAAGCGTTCGTGTGAAGCCTGAGAATCTGCGTTTGGCGGAG GTAATTAAGAATCGTTTCCATCGTGTGTTCCTGCCCTCCCACTCACTGGACACTGTGTCCCCATCTGATATGCTCCTCTGCTTTGAGCTGCTATCCCCAGAGTTGGCTAAGGAGCGGGTAGTGGTGCTAGAGGTGCAACAG CGCCCCCAGGTGCCCAGCGTCCCCATCTCCAAGTGTGCAGCCTGCCAGCGGAAGCAACAGTCGGAGGATGAAAAGCTGAAGCGCTGTACCCGGTGCTACCGTGTGGGCTACTGCAACCA gCTCTGCCAGAAAACCCACTGGCCTGACCACAAGGGCCTCTGCCGACCTGAGAACATTGGCTACCCCTTCCTGGTCAGTGTACCTGCCTCACGCCTCACTTATGCCCGCCTTGCTCAGCTGCTAGAGGGCTATGCCCG GTACTCTGTGAGTGTATTCCAGCCACCCTTTCAGCCTGGCCGCATGGCCTTGGAGTCTCAGAGCCCTGGCTGCACCACACTGCTCTCCACTGGCTCCCTGGAGGCTGGGGACAGTGAGAGGGACCCCATTCAGCCACCTGAGCTCCAGCTGGTGACCCCTATGGCTGAGGGGGACACAGGGCTTCCCCGGGTGTGGGCAGCCCCTGACCGGGGTCCTGTGCCCAGCACCAGTGGAATTTCTTCTGAGATACTGGCCAGTGGGCCCACTGAGGTTGGCTCCTTGCCTGCTGGCGAGAGGGTGTCCCGACCCGAAG CCGCTGTGCCTGGGTACCAGCACCCAAGTGAAGCTATGAATGCCCACACACCAcagttcttcatctataaaattgacTCATCCAACCGAGAGCAGCGGCTAGAGGACAAAG GAGACACCCCACTGGAGCTGGGTGACGATTGTAGCCTGGCTCTCGTCTGGAGGAACAATGAGCGTTTGCAGGAGTTTGTGTTGGTAGCCTCCAAGGAGCTGGAATGTGCTGAGGATCCAGGCTCTGCCGGTGAGGCTGCCCGGGCCGGCCACTTCACTCTGGACCAGTGCCTCAACCTCTTCACACGGCCTGAGGTGCTGGCACCCGAGGAGGCCTG GTACTGCCCACAGTGCAAACAGCACCGTGAGGCCTCCAAGCAGCTGTTGCTATGGCGCCTGCCAAATGTTCTCATCGTGCAGCTCAAGCGCTTCTCCTTTCGTAGTTTTATCTGGCGTGACAAGATCAATGACTTAGTGGAGTTCCCTGTTCG GAACCTGGACCTGAGCAAGTTCTGCATTGGTCAGAAAGAGGAGCAGCTGCCCAGCTATGATCTGTATGCTGTCATCAACCACTATGGAGGCATGATTGGTGGCCACTACACTGCCTGTGCACGCCTGCCCAATGATCGTAGCAGTCAGCGCAGTGACGTGG GCTGGCGCTTGTTTGATGACAGCACGGTGACAACGGTAGACGAGAGCCAGGTTGTGACGCGTTATGCCTATGTACTCTTCTACCGCCGGCGGAACTCTCCTGTGGAGAGGCCCCCCAGGGCAGGTCACTCTGAGCACCACCCAGACCTAGGCCCTGCAGCTGAGGCTGCTGCCAGCCAG
- the USP19 gene encoding ubiquitin carboxyl-terminal hydrolase 19 isoform X17, whose protein sequence is MSGGASATGPRRGPPGLEDATSKKQQKDRANQESKDGDPRKGSASTPREEQTKEGACEDPHDLLATPPPELLLDWRQSAEEVIVKLHVGVGPLQLEDVDAAFTDTDCVVRFAGGQQWGGVFYAEIKSSCAKVQTRKGSLLHLTLPKKVPMLTWPSLLKKPLGTQELVPGLQCQENGQELSPTALEPGPEPHRAKQEARNQKRAQGRGEVGSGAGPGAQAGPSAKRAVHLCRGPEGEGSRDDPGPRGDAPPFVADPATQVEADEQLCIPPVNPQTCLLGSEENLALLAGEKAVSPGNDPVSPAMVRSRNSGKDDRAKEEMAVAADAATLVDGKEPESMVNLAFVKNDSYEKGPDSVVVHVYVKEICRDTSRVLFREQDFTLIFQTRDGNFLRLHPGCGPHTIFRWQVKLRNLIEPEQCTFCFTASRIDICLRKRQSQRWGGLEAPATRGAVGGAKVAVPTGPTPLDSTPPGGAPHPLTGQEEARAMEKDKSKARSEDTGLESVATRTPMEHVTPKPETHLASPKPTCMVPPMPHSPVSGDSVEEEEEEEKKVCLPGFTGLVNLGNTCFMNSVIQSLSNTRELRDFFHDRSFEAEINYNNPLGTGGRLAIGFAVLLRALWKGTHHAFQPSKLKAIVASKASQFTGYAQHDAQEFMAFLLDGLHEDLNRIQNKPYTETVDSDGRPDEVVAEEAWQRHKMRNDSFIVDLFQGQYKSKLVCPVCAKVSITFDPFLYLPVPLPQKQKVLPVFYFAREPHSKPIKFLVSVSKENSTASEVLDSLSQSVRVKPENLRLAEVIKNRFHRVFLPSHSLDTVSPSDMLLCFELLSPELAKERVVVLEVQQRPQVPSVPISKCAACQRKQQSEDEKLKRCTRCYRVGYCNQLCQKTHWPDHKGLCRPENIGYPFLVSVPASRLTYARLAQLLEGYARYSVSVFQPPFQPGRMALESQSPGCTTLLSTGSLEAGDSERDPIQPPELQLVTPMAEGDTGLPRVWAAPDRGPVPSTSGISSEILASGPTEVGSLPAGERVSRPEAAVPGYQHPSEAMNAHTPQFFIYKIDSSNREQRLEDKGDTPLELGDDCSLALVWRNNERLQEFVLVASKELECAEDPGSAGEAARAGHFTLDQCLNLFTRPEVLAPEEAWYCPQCKQHREASKQLLLWRLPNVLIVQLKRFSFRSFIWRDKINDLVEFPVRNLDLSKFCIGQKEEQLPSYDLYAVINHYGGMIGGHYTACARLPNDRSSQRSDVGWRLFDDSTVTTVDESQVVTRYAYVLFYRRRNSPVERPPRAGHSEHHPDLGPAAEAAASQASRIWQELEAEEEPVPEGPGPLGPWGPQDWVGPPPRGPTTPDEGCLRYFVLGTVAALVALVLNVFYPLVSQSRWR, encoded by the exons ATGTCTGGCGGGGCCAGTGCCACAGGCCCAAGGAGAGGGCCCCCAGGACTGGAGGACGCAACTAGTAAGAAGCAGCAGAAGGATCGAGCAAACCAGGAGAGCAAGGATGGAGATCCTAGGAAAG GGTCAGCATCCACTCCTCGGGAGGAGCAGACCAAAGAGG GAGCTTGTGAAGACCCTCATGATCTCTTGGCTACTCCCCCTCCAGAGTTGTTGCTCGATTGGAGGCAGAGTGCAGAAGAGGTGATTGTCAAGCTTCATGTGGGAGTAGGTCCCCTGCAGCTGGAGGATGTAGATGCTGCTTTCACAGATACGGACTGTGTGGTGCGGTTTGCAG GTGGTCAGCAGTGGGGTGGTGTCTTCTATGCTGAGATAAAAAGCTCTTGTGCTAAAGTGCAAACCCGCAAGGGCAGTCTCCTGCACCTGACACTGCCCAAAAAGGTGCCTATGCTCACGTGGCCCTCCCTCCTG AAGAAACCTCTAGGGACCCAGGAGCTGGTGCCGGGGCTGCAGTGCCAGGAGAATGGGCAAGAACTGTCTCCCACTGCCCTGGAGCCAGGCCCTGAGCCCCACCGGGCTAAGCAGGAGGCCCGGAACCAGAAGCGGGCCCAGGGCCGTGGTGAGGTAGGCTCAGGGGCTGGCCCCGGGGCCCAGGCAGGGCCCAGCGCCAAGAGGGCTGTGCATCTCTGCAGAGGGCCAGAGGGGGAGGGGTCCAGGGATGACCCTGGACCCCGGGGTGATGCCCCACCCTTCGTGGCTGACCCGGCCACCCAG GTTGAGGCTGATGAACAGCTTTGCATACCACCGGTGAACCCCCAaacctgcctcctgggctcagaggaGAATTTAGCCCTTTTGGCAGGAGAGAAAGCAGTGTCTCCTGGGAATGACCCAGTCTCTCCAGCCATGGTCCGGAGCAGAAACTCTGGGAAAGATGACCGTGCCAAGGAGGAGATGGCAGTGGCAGCAGATGCTGCAACCTTGGTGGATGGTaaag AGCCCGAGTCGATGGTGAACCTGGCATTTGTCAAGAATGACTCGTATGAGAAGGGCCCGGATTCAGTGGTGGTGCACGTGTACGTGAAGGAGATCTGCAGGGACACCTCGAGAGTACTTTTTCGTGAGCAGGACTTCACACTCATCTTCCAGACCAG GGATGGAAACTTCCTGAGGCTGCACCCAGGCTGTGGGCCCCACACCATCTTCCGTTGGCAGGTGAAGCTCAG GAATCTGATTGAGCCAGAGCAGTGCACCTTCTGTTTCACGGCTTCTCGCATCGACATCTGCCTTCGTAAGAGGCAGAGTCAGCGCTGGGGGGGCCTGGAGGCCCCGGCTACACGAG GTGCAGTGGGTGGTGCAAAGGTTGCCGTGCCGACAGGTCCAACCCCTCTGGATTCAACCCCACCAGGAGgtgctccccaccccctgacaggccagGAGGAGGCCCGGGCTATGGAGAAGGATAAATCCAAGGCACGATCTGAGGACACAGGGCTAGAGAGTGTGGCAACCCGCACACCTATGGAGCATGTAACCCCAAAGCCAGAGACACACCTGGCGTCG CCCAAGCCTACATGTATGGTGCCTCCCATGCCCCACAGCCCGGTTAGTGGAGATagtgtggaggaggaggaagaggaagagaagaaagtgtGTCTGCCAGGCTTCACTGGCCTTGTCAATTTAGGCAACACCTGCTTCATGAACAGCGTCATTCAGTCTCTGTCCAACACTCGGGAACTCCGGGACTTCTTCCATG ACCGCTCCTTTGAGGCTGAGATAAACTACAACAACCCACTAGGGACTGGTGGGCGTCTGGCCATTGGCTTTGCTGTGCTGCTTCGGGCGCTGTGGAAGGGCACCCACCATGCCTTCCAGCCTTCCAAGTTGAAG GCCATTGTGGCGAGTAAGGCCAGCCAGTTCACAGGCTATGCGCAGCATGATGCCCAGGAGTTCATGGCTTTCCTGCTGGATGGGCTGCACGAGGACCTGAATCGCATTCAGAACAAGCCCTACACAGAGACCGTGGACTCAGATGGGCGGCCCGATGAG GTGGTAGCTGAGGAAGCATGGCAGCGGCACAAGATGAGGAATGACTCTTTCATCGTGGACCTATTTCAGGGGCAGTACAAGTCGAAGCTGGTGTGCCCTGTGTGTGCCAAG GTCTCCATCACTTTCGACCCGTTTCTTTATCTGCCGGTGCCCTTGCCACAAAAGCAAAAGGTTCTCCCTGTCTTTTATTTCGCCCGAGAGCCCCACAGCAAGCCCATTAAG TTCCTGGTGAGCGTCAGCAAGGAGAACTCCACTGCCAGTGAAGTATTGGACTCCCTCTCTCAAAGCGTTCGTGTGAAGCCTGAGAATCTGCGTTTGGCGGAG GTAATTAAGAATCGTTTCCATCGTGTGTTCCTGCCCTCCCACTCACTGGACACTGTGTCCCCATCTGATATGCTCCTCTGCTTTGAGCTGCTATCCCCAGAGTTGGCTAAGGAGCGGGTAGTGGTGCTAGAGGTGCAACAG CGCCCCCAGGTGCCCAGCGTCCCCATCTCCAAGTGTGCAGCCTGCCAGCGGAAGCAACAGTCGGAGGATGAAAAGCTGAAGCGCTGTACCCGGTGCTACCGTGTGGGCTACTGCAACCA gCTCTGCCAGAAAACCCACTGGCCTGACCACAAGGGCCTCTGCCGACCTGAGAACATTGGCTACCCCTTCCTGGTCAGTGTACCTGCCTCACGCCTCACTTATGCCCGCCTTGCTCAGCTGCTAGAGGGCTATGCCCG GTACTCTGTGAGTGTATTCCAGCCACCCTTTCAGCCTGGCCGCATGGCCTTGGAGTCTCAGAGCCCTGGCTGCACCACACTGCTCTCCACTGGCTCCCTGGAGGCTGGGGACAGTGAGAGGGACCCCATTCAGCCACCTGAGCTCCAGCTGGTGACCCCTATGGCTGAGGGGGACACAGGGCTTCCCCGGGTGTGGGCAGCCCCTGACCGGGGTCCTGTGCCCAGCACCAGTGGAATTTCTTCTGAGATACTGGCCAGTGGGCCCACTGAGGTTGGCTCCTTGCCTGCTGGCGAGAGGGTGTCCCGACCCGAAG CCGCTGTGCCTGGGTACCAGCACCCAAGTGAAGCTATGAATGCCCACACACCAcagttcttcatctataaaattgacTCATCCAACCGAGAGCAGCGGCTAGAGGACAAAG GAGACACCCCACTGGAGCTGGGTGACGATTGTAGCCTGGCTCTCGTCTGGAGGAACAATGAGCGTTTGCAGGAGTTTGTGTTGGTAGCCTCCAAGGAGCTGGAATGTGCTGAGGATCCAGGCTCTGCCGGTGAGGCTGCCCGGGCCGGCCACTTCACTCTGGACCAGTGCCTCAACCTCTTCACACGGCCTGAGGTGCTGGCACCCGAGGAGGCCTG GTACTGCCCACAGTGCAAACAGCACCGTGAGGCCTCCAAGCAGCTGTTGCTATGGCGCCTGCCAAATGTTCTCATCGTGCAGCTCAAGCGCTTCTCCTTTCGTAGTTTTATCTGGCGTGACAAGATCAATGACTTAGTGGAGTTCCCTGTTCG GAACCTGGACCTGAGCAAGTTCTGCATTGGTCAGAAAGAGGAGCAGCTGCCCAGCTATGATCTGTATGCTGTCATCAACCACTATGGAGGCATGATTGGTGGCCACTACACTGCCTGTGCACGCCTGCCCAATGATCGTAGCAGTCAGCGCAGTGACGTGG GCTGGCGCTTGTTTGATGACAGCACGGTGACAACGGTAGACGAGAGCCAGGTTGTGACGCGTTATGCCTATGTACTCTTCTACCGCCGGCGGAACTCTCCTGTGGAGAGGCCCCCCAGGGCAGGTCACTCTGAGCACCACCCAGACCTAGGCCCTGCAGCTGAGGCTGCTGCCAGCCAG